Within the Pseudomonas fulva genome, the region ACAACGTGATCATCGGCGGTGCGGTATTCGGCTACATGGCCGGTATCACCTTCTGGTTCCCGAAAGCCTTCGGCTTCCGTCTGCACGAAGGTTGGGGCAAGGCGTCCTTCTGGTTCTGGATCATCGGCTTCTACCTGGCGTTCATGCCGCTGTACATCCTGGGCTTCATGGGCATGACCCGTCGTCTCAACCAGGTCACCAACCCGGAATGGGTGCCATGGACCTACGTTGCGGTGTGCGGTGCGGCGCTGATCGGTCTGGGCATCCTGTGCACCCTGATCCAGTTCGCGGTATCGATCATCAAGCGCAAGGAACTGGCCGACGTGACCGGCGACCCATGGGATGCTCGCACCCTGGAATGGTCGACCTCCTCGCCACCACCGTTCTACAACTTCGCCGTCACCCCGCGTGGTGATCGCATCGACGAGTTCCACGAGCAGAAGCGTGACGGCCTCAAGCCGGCGCCAACCAAGTACTCGCCGATCCACATGCCGAAGAACACCGGCGTGGGCCTGATCATGTCCGTTGGCGCTCTGGCCTTCGGTTTCGCCCTGGTCTGGCACATCTGGTGGCTGGCTGCGGTGAGCTTCGTCGGTACGTTCGTGGTTCTGATCCGTAACAGCTACAACACGGATGTCGACTACTACGTGCAGCCCGACGAGATCGAGCGCATCGAAAAGGCACACATTCAAGCAAAGGCTAATCAGGCGTAAACCATGTCCAGTGAAGTTTTGAGCAACCACGCCGCTCATGACGATGATCATGAGCACGAGCATCACCACGACGCGGGTGAAATGAAGGTCTTCGGGTTCTGGATTTACCTGATGACCGACTGCATCCTGTTCGCGAGTATCTTCGCAGGCTACGCGGTGCTCAGCACCGCGTACGCCGGCGGTCCCACTCCGAAGGATCTGATCGACCTGAAGCTGGTTCTGGTCGAGACGTTCGCCCTGCTGTTCTCCAGTATCACCTACGGTATGGCCATGCTGGCCATGTACCGCGGCGACAAGGGCAAAGTGCTGTCCTGGCTTGCCGCCACCTTCCTGTTCGGCCTGGTGTTCATCTCGATCGAGCTGTACGAGTTCCACCACCTGATCCACGAAGGTGCCGCGCCGCAGGTCAGCGCCTACTGGTCCGCGTTCTTCACCCTGGTCGGCACCCACGGTCTGCACGTCAGTGCCGGCCTGGTGTGGATGGCCGTGATGATGCACCAGGTCGCCAGCCGTGGCCTGACTCCGGCCACCCAGACTCGCCTGAGCTGCCTGAGCCTGTTCTGGCACTTCCTCGACGTGGTCTGGATCTGCGTGTTTACCGTTGTTTACCTGATGGGGGCTCTGTAATGGCTCATGATCACCACTCTGTTGCTGGCGCGAGCCACGGCAGCACCAAGGATTACGTCGTCGGCTTCGTGCTGTCGGTGATCCTCACCGTGATCCCGTTCGCGATCGTGATGAACCCCGTCATGTCGAAAGCGGCCACGTTGTTCACCATCGTCGCGTTCGCGGTCGTGCAGATCTACGTACACCTGGTGTACTTCCTGCACATGAACACTTCGTCCGAGCAGCGTTGGAACACGGTTGCCTTCGTGTTCACCATCCTGATCACCATCATCGTCGTAGCGCTCTCTATCTGGATCATCTGGAGCATGCACTACTACATGATGGCCAACTAAAAGAGAGCAGCCTGATGTTCAAGCAATACCTGCTCCTGACCAAGCCGGGCATCGTCTTCGGGAACATGATTTCCGTGGCCGGTGGCTTCTTCCTGGCTTCGAAGGGGGATATCGACCTGATGCTGTTCCTGGCAACAGCACTCGGCGTCGCTCTGGTGATTGCTTCCGGTTGCGTGTTCAACAACTACATCGATAGGGACATCGATGAAAAGATGGAGCGGACCAAGAACAGGGTGCTGGTAAAAGGCCTGGTTCCGCCGACTCATGCCATCGTTTACGCCTGCGTCCTCGGGATCGCAGGCGTTGCCTTGCTCTATAAAGCCACGAATCTGCTTGCAGTCGCCTTGGTCCTGATGGGCTTCGTCGTCTACGTCGGGCTGTACAGCCTGTACCTCAAGCGTAATTCGGTTTATGGAACCCTGGTTGGCAGTCTGTCGGGCGCCGCTCCGCCTGTTGTGGGCTATTGCGCTGTAAGCAACGAGTTCGACATGGGGGCAGCGATTCTGCTGCTGATCTTCAGCCTCTGGCAGATGCCCCACTCGTACGCTATCGCCATCTTTCGTTTCAATGACTACCAGGCCGCCAACATTCCGGTGTTGCCGGTGATCAAGGGCGTTCCCGCTGCCAAGCGCAGCATCGTCCTGTACATCGCCGCGTTCCTGGTCGCCACCCTGATGCTCACCATCAGTGGTTACGCGGGCTACAGCTACTTCGTGGTAGCGGCAGTCAGCGGCGCCTACTGGTTGTGGATGGGGGTGTCGGGTTACAAGGCCGTCGATGACAAGGTCTGGGCACGCAAGCTGTTCGTGTTCTCCATCGTCACCATCACCGCCCTGAGCGTGATGATGTCGGTGGACTTCCAGGCCACGCCGAGCCAGATGCTGATGACCTCGGTCAATCACATCTGCGGCGTCGACAACGTCAGTGGCTTCTGTGCGGCATTTGCCTCGCGCTGAGTCTTGACGAGCGAATCGAGCGGGCCCCGTCATCAGCCGATGACGGGGCCCGTTTTCGTTGTGGAGGCTGTTAGGCTTTCAGCGATTTGGAGATATGCACGTGAACGAGCAAGACGCCTTTATCACCGGCCTCAGGGATCGCCTGCCCGAGGATCTCAAGGATTCCTTCACCGCCGAGCAGCTCGCCGCGCTCAAGGTGGCCTTCGGCGCACGGCAGTGGGGCCGCCACCCCGTGGATCTGCGTGGCACCCTCAAACTGTGGCGCTGGCGCTACTATTTCGTGTTCCTGGCCGGGCGCAACAAACGTGACCTCAGCCGCGCCCAGCAGGAATTGTCGCTGACCGCCAAGGCCCTGGGCGTCAGCCTGTTCCTGATGATTTCCCTGGCGATCGGCCTGCTGTTCCTCTACCTGATCAAGTCGGCGCTGGGCATCAACCTGTTTTCCGGCTTCTCCCTGGGGCTGTGGGACTGGTTCAACCGCGTTTGAACAGCAGGACCTTGAGCCCGCCCTCGGGGCTCACGTCGGGAAACTCCGGCGGGTTGTCCAGGCGCTGCTCGAAGCGCAGTTCGGGGGCTTCGCTGGCCATGCCGGCGATCAGGAAGTCGCTGCCGACATCCGGGTCGTTGACGCAGGCCAGTACGCAGCCTGCAGGCGCGAGCAGCTCGGGGAGTCTGCGCAGGATCTTGCCGTAGTCGCGGGTCAGCGCGAAGCTGCCTTTCTGGAAGGAGGGTGGGTCGATGATGATCAGGTCGTAAGGCCCGTGGCGCTTGACCTTGCCCCATGACTTGAACAGCTCGTGGCCAAGGAAACTGACCCGGCTCAGGTCATGCTCGTTGAGGCGGTGGTTGTCGCGGCCACGGCTCAGCGCGGCCTTGGCCATGTCCAGGTTGACCACGTGCTCGGCACCGCCGGCAAGCGCAGCCACCGAGAAGCCACAGGTGTAGGCGAACAGGTTGAGCACCCGCTGGCCGCCGGCATGCTCGCGCACCCAGCGCCGCCCCAGGCGCATGTCGAGAAACAGGCCGGTGTTCTGCTTGCGGCCCAGGTCGAGCAGAAAGCGCAGGCCGTCTTCCTCGATGACCCACTCTTCGGGCAGCTCGCCGACCAGGCAGTGCATCGGGCTGTCGGGCAGGTAGCGCTGCTGCAGCAGCAGGCTGTGGGCGCCGCTGGCTCGCCACTGATCCGACTCGCTCAGCTGCTGCAGCATGGCCTGCAAGGCTTGCAGCTGATCCATCTGCGGCTCGCGAAACAGACACACCAGCACGATGCCCT harbors:
- the cyoC gene encoding cytochrome o ubiquinol oxidase subunit III — encoded protein: MSSEVLSNHAAHDDDHEHEHHHDAGEMKVFGFWIYLMTDCILFASIFAGYAVLSTAYAGGPTPKDLIDLKLVLVETFALLFSSITYGMAMLAMYRGDKGKVLSWLAATFLFGLVFISIELYEFHHLIHEGAAPQVSAYWSAFFTLVGTHGLHVSAGLVWMAVMMHQVASRGLTPATQTRLSCLSLFWHFLDVVWICVFTVVYLMGAL
- a CDS encoding cytochrome o ubiquinol oxidase subunit IV, with the translated sequence MAHDHHSVAGASHGSTKDYVVGFVLSVILTVIPFAIVMNPVMSKAATLFTIVAFAVVQIYVHLVYFLHMNTSSEQRWNTVAFVFTILITIIVVALSIWIIWSMHYYMMAN
- the cyoE gene encoding heme o synthase, which gives rise to MMFKQYLLLTKPGIVFGNMISVAGGFFLASKGDIDLMLFLATALGVALVIASGCVFNNYIDRDIDEKMERTKNRVLVKGLVPPTHAIVYACVLGIAGVALLYKATNLLAVALVLMGFVVYVGLYSLYLKRNSVYGTLVGSLSGAAPPVVGYCAVSNEFDMGAAILLLIFSLWQMPHSYAIAIFRFNDYQAANIPVLPVIKGVPAAKRSIVLYIAAFLVATLMLTISGYAGYSYFVVAAVSGAYWLWMGVSGYKAVDDKVWARKLFVFSIVTITALSVMMSVDFQATPSQMLMTSVNHICGVDNVSGFCAAFASR
- a CDS encoding 3-phosphoshikimate 1-carboxyvinyltransferase, with amino-acid sequence MHVNEQDAFITGLRDRLPEDLKDSFTAEQLAALKVAFGARQWGRHPVDLRGTLKLWRWRYYFVFLAGRNKRDLSRAQQELSLTAKALGVSLFLMISLAIGLLFLYLIKSALGINLFSGFSLGLWDWFNRV
- a CDS encoding class I SAM-dependent methyltransferase produces the protein MNAAHLALLHRHLNDALNARPAETRRLFHGRGRCREGLEHITVDWLQGIVLVCLFREPQMDQLQALQAMLQQLSESDQWRASGAHSLLLQQRYLPDSPMHCLVGELPEEWVIEEDGLRFLLDLGRKQNTGLFLDMRLGRRWVREHAGGQRVLNLFAYTCGFSVAALAGGAEHVVNLDMAKAALSRGRDNHRLNEHDLSRVSFLGHELFKSWGKVKRHGPYDLIIIDPPSFQKGSFALTRDYGKILRRLPELLAPAGCVLACVNDPDVGSDFLIAGMASEAPELRFEQRLDNPPEFPDVSPEGGLKVLLFKRG